Proteins from one Flavobacterium branchiarum genomic window:
- the ilvN gene encoding acetolactate synthase small subunit: protein MENRTFTISVYSENNVGLLNRISGIFLKRHINILSLNVSESEIDNVSRFIIVVETTEKWVQNIVGQIEKQIEVIKAFYHTDEETIYLENALFKIHSNLLFDEKQIQNIIKESQSTIVTVSRDFFVISKSGRRSEIEEVHDKLKPYGIMQFVRSGRISVSKEKMEVSTLLEELKHK, encoded by the coding sequence ATGGAAAATAGAACATTTACCATTTCGGTATACTCAGAAAACAATGTGGGTTTATTAAATAGAATATCTGGTATATTCTTAAAGCGACACATTAACATATTAAGTCTAAATGTTTCAGAATCAGAAATTGACAATGTATCAAGATTTATTATAGTTGTAGAAACAACAGAAAAATGGGTTCAGAATATTGTAGGTCAAATCGAAAAACAAATCGAAGTAATAAAGGCTTTTTATCATACAGACGAAGAAACCATATATTTAGAAAACGCTTTATTCAAGATACATTCAAATTTATTGTTTGATGAAAAACAGATTCAGAATATCATCAAAGAAAGCCAATCTACGATTGTAACAGTTTCGCGAGATTTCTTTGTGATTTCAAAATCAGGAAGACGTTCAGAAATAGAAGAAGTACATGACAAATTGAAGCCCTACGGAATTATGCAATTTGTACGTTCAGGTAGAATTTCGGTTTCTAAAGAAAAAATGGAAGTATCCACATTACTAGAAGAATTAAAACACAAATAA
- the ilvD gene encoding dihydroxy-acid dehydratase, which translates to MELNKYSKVITQDQTQPAAQAMLYGIGLTEEDLKKAQVGIVSMGYEGNTCNMHLNDLAKDVKKGVANADLVGLIFNTVGVSDGISNGTDGMRFSLVSRDVIADSIETVMGAQWYDSLIAIPGCDKNMPGALIAMGRVNRPALMVYGGSIHSGKWKGESLNIVSAFEALGKKFQNTISDEDFKGVIQNACPGAGACGGMYTANTMSSAIEALGMSLPFSSSYPALSSEKRQECIEAGKAIRVLLEKDIKPRDIMTHKAFENAITLVAVLGGSTNAVMHLIAMAHSVDVEITLADFQRISDKTPVLADLKPSGKYMMEDLHDVGGVPAVMKYLLKEGFIHGDCLTVTGKTVAENLASVPDLNDGQEVIFEIQKALKPTGNIQILYGNLASEGAVAKISGKEGEFFEGTAVVFESEFDVIPGIQAGKVKPGDVVVIRYCGPKGGPGMPEMLKPTSAIIGAGLGSSVALITDGRFSGGSHGFVVGHMTPEAYDGGGIALVKDGDLITIDAIKNTINLKISDAEFDERKANWVQPALKASKGVLLKYARSVSSASTGCVTDK; encoded by the coding sequence ATGGAATTAAATAAATACAGCAAAGTCATTACTCAAGACCAAACACAACCAGCAGCTCAAGCAATGTTATACGGGATTGGTCTAACTGAAGAAGATTTAAAAAAGGCACAAGTTGGAATTGTAAGCATGGGGTACGAAGGAAACACTTGCAACATGCACCTGAATGATTTAGCTAAAGATGTCAAAAAAGGAGTTGCAAATGCTGATTTAGTCGGATTAATATTTAATACTGTTGGTGTAAGTGATGGTATTTCAAATGGTACAGACGGAATGCGTTTTTCATTAGTTTCTCGTGATGTAATTGCCGATTCTATTGAAACTGTTATGGGAGCACAATGGTATGATAGTTTAATTGCTATTCCAGGTTGTGACAAAAATATGCCAGGAGCTTTAATCGCAATGGGAAGAGTAAATCGCCCTGCACTTATGGTTTATGGCGGATCAATTCATTCAGGAAAATGGAAAGGAGAATCTCTAAATATCGTTTCAGCATTTGAAGCTTTAGGAAAAAAATTCCAAAACACTATTTCTGATGAAGATTTTAAAGGAGTAATTCAAAATGCTTGTCCAGGAGCTGGTGCATGTGGAGGAATGTACACAGCAAACACCATGTCATCGGCTATTGAAGCATTAGGTATGAGTTTGCCATTTAGTTCATCATATCCTGCTTTAAGTAGTGAAAAAAGACAAGAATGCATTGAAGCCGGAAAAGCAATCAGAGTATTATTAGAAAAAGATATCAAGCCTAGAGACATCATGACTCATAAGGCTTTCGAAAATGCTATTACACTTGTAGCCGTTTTAGGAGGTTCTACAAATGCAGTAATGCACTTAATTGCAATGGCACATTCAGTTGATGTAGAAATTACTCTAGCCGATTTTCAAAGAATCAGTGACAAAACTCCAGTACTAGCAGATTTAAAGCCAAGTGGAAAATACATGATGGAAGACCTACATGATGTTGGAGGTGTACCCGCTGTAATGAAATATTTATTAAAAGAAGGATTCATACATGGAGATTGTTTAACGGTAACAGGAAAAACAGTTGCTGAGAATTTAGCTTCAGTTCCAGATTTAAATGATGGACAAGAAGTAATTTTTGAAATCCAAAAAGCACTAAAACCAACTGGAAATATTCAAATTTTATACGGAAACCTTGCTTCAGAAGGAGCAGTTGCTAAAATAAGCGGAAAAGAAGGAGAATTTTTTGAAGGAACTGCTGTAGTTTTTGAAAGTGAATTTGATGTTATTCCAGGAATTCAAGCTGGAAAAGTAAAACCAGGAGATGTAGTCGTCATCAGGTATTGTGGACCAAAAGGTGGTCCAGGGATGCCTGAAATGTTAAAACCAACATCGGCTATTATTGGAGCTGGATTAGGAAGTAGCGTTGCGCTTATTACAGATGGTAGATTCTCTGGAGGTTCACATGGATTCGTGGTAGGACACATGACACCAGAAGCTTATGATGGTGGAGGTATTGCTTTAGTAAAAGATGGAGATTTAATTACCATTGATGCTATTAAGAATACAATCAACCTAAAAATATCTGACGCAGAATTTGATGAAAGAAAAGCCAACTGGGTTCAACCAGCGCTAAAAGCGTCAAAAGGAGTTTTGCTTAAATATGCAAGATCGGTTTCAAGCGCATCTACAGGTTGCGTTACCGATAAATAA
- the ilvC gene encoding ketol-acid reductoisomerase, translating to MANYFNTLPLRLQLEQLGVCEFMEQSEFADGITALKGKKVVIVGCGAQGLNQGLNMRDSGLDISYALRADAIAEKRASYKNATENGFKVGTYDELVPTADLVCNLTPDKQHTAVVTAIMPLMKNGSTLAYSHGFNIVEEGMQIRKDITVIMCAPKCPGSEVREEYKRGFGVPTLIAVHPENDPNNLGLDQAKAYAVATGGHKAGVLKSSFVAEVKSDLMGEQTILCGMLQTGSILCFDKMVEKGIEPGYASKLIQYGWETITEALKHGGITNMMDRLSNPAKIEAYEIADELKDIMRPLFQKHQDDIMSGEFSRNMMIDWANDDVNLLTWRAATGETNFEKTAPTEAPISEQEYFDNGVLMIAMVKAGVELAFETMTEAGIIEESAYYESLHELPLIANTVARKKLYEMNRIISDTAEYGCYLFDHACKPLLTEFMKTVDTNVIGKPFSTSNGVDNAILIAVNKTIRQHPIEEVGAWLRESMTAMKKIG from the coding sequence ATGGCAAATTATTTCAACACATTACCACTACGATTACAATTAGAACAATTAGGCGTTTGCGAATTTATGGAACAATCAGAGTTCGCTGATGGAATTACTGCTTTAAAAGGAAAAAAAGTAGTTATAGTAGGTTGTGGTGCTCAAGGATTGAACCAAGGTTTAAACATGAGAGACTCAGGACTTGATATTTCTTATGCGCTACGTGCAGATGCAATTGCAGAAAAAAGAGCTTCTTATAAAAATGCTACAGAAAACGGTTTCAAAGTAGGTACTTATGACGAATTAGTTCCAACAGCTGATTTAGTATGTAATCTTACACCAGATAAACAACATACAGCTGTAGTTACAGCAATTATGCCATTAATGAAAAATGGCTCGACATTAGCCTATTCTCACGGTTTTAATATCGTTGAAGAAGGAATGCAAATTCGTAAAGACATTACTGTAATCATGTGTGCACCTAAATGCCCAGGTTCAGAAGTTCGTGAAGAATACAAAAGAGGATTTGGTGTACCAACATTAATCGCTGTTCACCCAGAAAATGATCCAAATAATTTAGGTCTTGATCAAGCCAAAGCGTATGCTGTAGCAACTGGAGGACATAAAGCTGGAGTTTTAAAATCTTCATTTGTTGCCGAAGTAAAATCGGATTTAATGGGAGAACAAACTATTCTTTGCGGTATGCTACAAACAGGATCTATCCTATGTTTTGACAAAATGGTCGAAAAAGGAATCGAGCCTGGATATGCTTCAAAATTAATTCAGTATGGTTGGGAAACAATCACCGAAGCATTAAAACATGGTGGAATCACCAATATGATGGATCGCCTTTCAAATCCTGCAAAAATCGAAGCTTACGAAATTGCTGACGAATTAAAAGACATCATGCGTCCGTTGTTTCAAAAACACCAAGATGATATTATGTCAGGGGAATTCTCTAGAAACATGATGATTGACTGGGCAAATGACGATGTTAATTTATTGACTTGGAGAGCTGCAACAGGAGAAACAAACTTCGAAAAAACAGCTCCAACAGAAGCTCCTATTTCTGAGCAAGAATACTTCGATAATGGAGTATTAATGATTGCAATGGTTAAAGCTGGTGTAGAATTAGCTTTCGAAACAATGACAGAAGCTGGTATCATCGAAGAATCTGCTTATTACGAATCATTACACGAATTACCTTTGATCGCAAATACAGTTGCAAGAAAAAAACTATACGAAATGAATAGAATTATATCAGATACTGCTGAATATGGTTGTTATTTATTTGATCACGCTTGCAAACCGTTATTGACAGAATTCATGAAAACGGTAGATACAAATGTAATCGGAAAACCATTTTCAACTTCAAATGGAGTAGACAATGCGATACTTATTGCAGTAAACAAAACTATTCGTCAACACCCTATCGAAGAAGTAGGAGCATGGTTGAGAGAATCAATGACTGCAATGAAAAAAATTGGTTAA
- the ilvB gene encoding biosynthetic-type acetolactate synthase large subunit, protein MKISGAEAVIRCLLAEGVDLVYGYPGGAIMPVYDELYKFKDQLHHVLVRHEQGATHAAQGYARATGKVGIAIATSGPGATNLVTGIADAQIDSTPMVCITGQVGKHLLGSDAFQETDIIGISTPVTKWNYQVTEASEIPEIIAKAFYIAKSGRPGPVLIDITKNAQFDEFEFSYEKCTGIRSYTPVPKLKLDKVVEAAALINKAKKPFIVFGQGIILSQAEEQLKALIEKSGIPAGWTILGLSALPTDHPLNVGMLGMHGNYGPNLLTNECDVLIALGMRFDDRVTGNLATYAKQAKVIHFEIDPAEIDKNVKTEVAVLGDVKEALNALLPLIENNKHESWHNEFKEKQKIEFDSVIKEELNPSKPGISMGEAMEMINKHSKGDAIIVSDVGQHQMFACRYAKFNSTKSNVTSGGLGTMGFALPAAIGAKMGKPDREVVAIIGDGGFQMTIQELGTIFQTRVPVKIVVLNNEFLGMVRQWQELFFDNRYASTEMINPNFVAIAEGYYIKAKKVTKREDLDAAVAEMLASKDAYFLEVMVEKENNVFPMIPTGASVSDIRLS, encoded by the coding sequence ATGAAAATATCAGGGGCGGAAGCCGTAATAAGATGTTTATTGGCAGAAGGAGTAGACTTGGTTTATGGATACCCAGGAGGAGCAATCATGCCTGTTTACGACGAATTATATAAATTTAAAGACCAATTACACCACGTTCTTGTACGTCATGAACAAGGTGCAACACACGCAGCACAAGGATATGCAAGAGCAACTGGAAAAGTAGGAATCGCAATTGCTACATCAGGGCCAGGAGCTACAAATCTAGTAACTGGAATTGCCGATGCACAAATTGACTCAACACCAATGGTTTGTATTACAGGTCAGGTAGGGAAACACCTATTAGGATCAGATGCTTTTCAGGAAACAGATATCATCGGAATTTCGACTCCAGTTACAAAATGGAATTACCAAGTTACCGAAGCTTCAGAAATACCTGAAATTATAGCAAAAGCATTTTATATCGCAAAATCAGGTCGCCCAGGTCCTGTGTTAATTGATATTACTAAAAATGCTCAATTTGATGAATTCGAATTTAGCTATGAAAAATGTACTGGAATAAGAAGTTATACTCCAGTTCCTAAATTAAAATTAGATAAAGTTGTCGAAGCCGCTGCATTAATTAATAAAGCAAAAAAACCATTTATTGTTTTTGGACAAGGAATCATTCTTAGCCAAGCCGAAGAACAACTAAAAGCCTTGATTGAAAAATCTGGAATTCCAGCAGGTTGGACAATATTAGGACTATCGGCTTTACCAACAGACCATCCGTTAAACGTTGGAATGTTAGGAATGCACGGAAACTATGGACCAAACTTACTTACCAACGAATGTGATGTATTAATAGCTCTCGGAATGCGTTTTGATGATCGTGTTACAGGAAATTTGGCAACGTATGCCAAACAAGCAAAAGTGATACATTTTGAAATTGATCCCGCGGAGATTGACAAAAATGTAAAAACAGAAGTTGCAGTTTTAGGAGATGTAAAAGAGGCTTTAAATGCATTACTTCCATTAATCGAAAACAACAAGCACGAGTCTTGGCATAATGAATTCAAAGAAAAACAAAAAATAGAATTTGATTCAGTTATAAAAGAAGAACTAAATCCATCGAAACCTGGAATATCAATGGGTGAAGCAATGGAAATGATTAATAAGCACTCCAAGGGAGATGCTATTATTGTTTCAGATGTTGGTCAACACCAAATGTTCGCTTGTCGCTACGCCAAATTCAATTCAACCAAAAGTAATGTTACTTCTGGAGGTTTAGGAACAATGGGATTTGCTTTACCTGCTGCAATTGGAGCAAAAATGGGAAAACCAGATCGCGAAGTTGTAGCCATTATTGGCGATGGAGGATTTCAAATGACTATTCAGGAATTAGGAACAATTTTTCAAACTAGAGTTCCAGTAAAAATTGTAGTTCTAAATAATGAATTCCTAGGAATGGTACGTCAATGGCAAGAATTGTTTTTTGATAACAGATACGCCTCAACTGAAATGATAAATCCAAATTTTGTGGCAATTGCAGAAGGGTATTATATCAAAGCAAAGAAAGTAACAAAACGAGAAGATTTAGATGCAGCAGTCGCAGAAATGCTAGCTTCCAAAGATGCCTATTTCTTAGAAGTTATGGTAGAAAAAGAAAATAATGTATTCCCAATGATCCCAACAGGAGCTTCAGTTTCTGACATCAGATTAAGCTAA